A window of Pseudomonas denitrificans (nom. rej.) genomic DNA:
AGAGCGCTTCCAGCACAAATGAAAACGCCCCGAGGGTAACGGGGCGTTTTCTCTGGTACGAAGGTACTCAGTTACTGCTTGGGCGCTTCCGCGGCCGGGGCAGGAGCTTCGGCTTCAGGCTGGTTCGGGTCCTTGATGGCCAGCAGTTCCAGGTCGAACACCAGGACCGAGTTGGCCGGGATGGTCGGGCTCGGGCTCTGGGCGCCGTAGGCCAGCTCGCTCGGGATGAAGAGCTTGATCTTCTCGCCGACGTGCATCAGTTGCAGGGCTTCGACCCAACCCGGAATCACGCCGCCAACCGGCAGGTCGATCGGGCTGCCACGCTGGATGGAACTGTCGAAGACCGTACCATCGACCAGCTTGCCTTCGTAGTGAACGGTGACGACGTCGGTGGCCTTGGGCTGCGCGCCGTCGGCTTTCTTCACGACTTCGTACTGCAGGCCGGACTTGGTGGTGACCACGCCCTCACGCTTGCCGTTTTCCTCGAGGAATTTCTTGCCGGCTTCCAGGGCCTCGGAATTCTTCTTGGCGACCTGCTCTTCAGCGCGCTTCTGCAGGGCGGTGAAGGCTTCGGTCAGCTCTTCGTCGGTCAGCTTCTGCTTCTGCTTGCCAACGGCGTCTTCGATACCCAGGGCGACGGCTTTCGAATCCAGGTCATTCATGCCTTCCTGGGCGAGGCTCTTGCCCATGTTCAGGCCGATGCCGTAGGAGGCTTTCTGCGCAGGAGTCTTGAGTTCCACTTCGGCGGCCTGTTTGTCGCAGCCCGCGAGAACCAGGCCGACCAGCGCGATCGCTGCCGCCAACCGATGTTGTTTCATGCTGAATCCTTGTCTTTGCGCCGTCATGGCTGAAGTAATGAAGCCGCGAGCTTATCAGGCGCTCGTGGCCAGTGGCTATGGGCAATAGGAACCACTACCGGGGGAGAAGTTCCCACAGCAAACTTATAAGAAAATTAACAGGATAAGTCAGACGGGCAGCACGGAATCGCTGTGATCGAAACGGGCAACTTTCAACGGGAAGCTTCGCAGGAAAGCCAATTGCAGATAAAAAAGGCAGGCAAAGAAAAAGCCCTCAGGTATTGCTACCTGAGGGCTTTTCGAATTGTGGCGCAGCGGACGGGACTCGAACCCGCGACCCCCGGCGTGACAGGCCGGTATTCTAACCGACTGAACTACCGCTGCGTCGGACCTCGAGTGGTGGGTGATGACGGGATCGAACCGCCGACCCTCTGCTTGTAAGGCAGATGCTCTCCCGGCTGAGCTAATCACCCTTCGTCTCGAAGTGGGGCGCATTCTACGGAGGACATTGATACCTGGCAAGCCCCCGATGAAAAAAATTTTCAGATGTTCCAAAGGCTTAGATGAAGAGTGCGAATGACGAAACGGGGTTGGCCTGAACCGCGCCGAACGGAATAATGCACCCTTTGTGTCCAGGAGTTAGCCCCTCATGTGGTTCCGCAACCTGCTCGTATACCGCCTCACCCAGGATCTGCAGATCGACGCCGATGCCCTGGAGAAAGCCCTGGCCAGCAAGCCGGCGCGCTCCTGCGCCAGCCAGGAACTGACTACCTACGGTTTCTCCGCGCCTTTCGGCAAGGGCCCGGACGCCCCGCTGGTGCATGCCAGCGAGGGCTTCTTCCTGGTCAGCGCGCGCAAGGAAGAGCGCATCCTCCCCGGCAGCGTCGTGCGTGACGCGCTCAAGGAGAAGGTCGACGAGATCGAAGCTGCGCAGATGCGCAAGGTCTACAAGAAGGAACGCGACCAGCTCAAGGATGAGATCGTCCAGACCCTCCTGCCGCGCGCCTTCATCCGCCGTTCGGTGACCTTCGCCGCCATCGCCCCGAGCCTCGGCCTGATCCTGGTCGACACCTCCAGCGCGAAGAAGGCCGAAGACCTGCTGTCGACCCTGCGCGAAGCCCTAGGCTCGCTGCCGGTTCGCCCGCTGACCGTGAAGACCGCGCCGACCGCCACCCTGACCGACTGGGTGAAGACCCAGGAAGCCGCCGGCGACTTCTTCGTCCTCGATGAGTGCGAGCTGCGTGATACCCACGAAGACGGCGGTGTGGTGCGCTGCAAGCGCCAGGACCTGACCAGCGAGGAAATCCAGCTGCACCTGACCTCCGGCAAGCTGGTCACCCAGCTGTCCCTGGCCTGGTCGGACAAGCTGTCCTTCGTCCTCGACGACAAGGTCGCGATCAAGCGCCTGCGCTTCGAAGACATGCTGCAGGAGAAGGCAGAGCAGGACGGTGGCGAAGATGCCCTCGGCCAGCTCGACGCCAGCTTCACCCTGATGATGCTGACCTTCGCCGAGTTCATCCCGGCGCTGATCGAAGCGCTCGGTGGCGAGGCGATGCCCGAAGGCATCTGATGCCCCGGCAGGCGCCGCGTCCGCGCGGCGCCTGACAACACAACAAAGCCCACATAAAAAGAAGGACGGCCCATGCGTGCTCTCATCCTGCTCAGCCGCTTCATGGGCAACACCTTCGCCCTCTGGGTGCTGCTCTTCGCCATCCTGGCGTTCTTCGTTCCCTCCCTGTTCACCCCGCTCACCGTCGCCATCGTGCCCATGCTCGGCGTGGTGATGTTCGGCATGGGCCTGACGCTCAAGGTCGAGGACTTCGCCGAAGTCGCCCGACATCCCTGGCGCGTCACCCTCGGGGTGATTGCCCATTTCGTCATCATGCCCGGCATGGCCTGGCTGCTCTGCCAGTTGATGCACCTGCCGCCGGAAATCGCCGTCGGCGTCATCCTGGTCGGCTGCTGCCCCAGCGGCACCGCGTCCAACGTGATGACCTGGCTGTCGCGCGGTGACCTGGCGCTGTCGGTGGCCATCGCGGGCGTGACCACCCTCCTCGCCCCGCTGCTCACCCCGGCACTGATCTGGCTGCTGGCCTCGGCGTGGCTGCCGGTCTCCTTCGGCGCACTGTTCTGGTCGATCCTGCAGGTCGTCGTGGTGCCCATCGTCCTAGGCCTCGCTGCCCAGCGCCTGCTCGGCGCGCGGGTGCGTCACGTGGTGGACGTGCTACCGCTGATTTCGGTGATATCCATCGTGATCATCGTCGCCGCCGTGGTCGCCGCCAGCCAGGCGAAGATCGCCGAATCCGGCCTGCTGATCATGGCCGTGGTGATCCTGCACAATGGCTTCGGCTTCCTGCTCGGCTACTTCACCGCCAAGGTCTTCGGCCTGCCGCTGGCGCAGCGCAAGTCTCTGGCGCTGGAAGTCGGCATGCAGAACTCCGGCCTTGGCGCGGCCCTGGCCAGCGCACACTTCTCGCCGCTGGCGGCAGTGCCCAGCGCACTGTTCAGCGTCTGGCACAACATCTCCGGCGCGACGCTTTCCACCTGGTTCCGCCGCATGACCGACGAGCCATCGGTCCGGGAAAAAGCCCCGCAATAGGGCAGAAAACCGGCGCCGGCTTGCCCGGCGCACCGGTTTTGTGCAAAATACTGCACATTGTGAGGACGACCTCACCACCTTCCGGTGCTCCAGCGGGGACGGCCCTCCATACCATCCACCGTCTGGAGAGCTCCATGTCCTGGATCATTCTGTTCGTCGCCGGCCTGTTCGAAGTCGCCTGGGCCGTCGGATTGAAATACACCGAAGGTTTCACCCGTCCGATACCGACCGCTCTGACCGTGCTGGCGATCATCACCAGCATGGGCCTGCTTGGCCTGGCCATGAGAAATCTGCCGCTGGGCACCGCCTACGCCATCTGGACCGGCGTCGGCGCGGTGGGCACTGTCATCGTCGGCATCGTGCTGTTCGGCGAGTCCATGGCGCCGGTACGCCTGCTCAGCGTTGCGCTGATCCTGTGCGGACTGGTCGGCCTGAAATTGAGCCACTGACGCTGTATCGGTTCTCGATACCGGCGGGCTGTCGCTTTCCCGAAAATTTGTCGGTATGCTGCGGGCCACTGTGTTTGCTTGGGTCACTGTGGCTCGTGACCAGGCGGGGCCACGCCCCGCCAACCGGCTTCGACTGCACCTTGCAACTCAGGACGAGCGCGGACTTTTCCGCAAAACAATATTCAATTGTTCAAGGTGTATTTCCATGTCGAATCGTCAGACCGGCACCGTCAAGTGGTTCAATGACGCCAAGGGCTTCGGCTTCATCACTCCGGAAAGCGGCAACGATGTCTTCGTGCACTTCCGCTCCATCCAGGGCACCGGCTTCAAATCGCTGCAGGAAGGCCAGAAGGTCTCCTTCGTTGTGGTTGAAGGCCAGAAGGGCCTGCAGGCTGACGAAGTTCAGGTTATCTGAACCGCGACACGCCCATGAAAAAGCCCCGGCATTGCCGGGGCTTTTTCTTTGCGGCGAGAACGATCAGCGCGCCGCACCACGCAGCACGGCGACCTGCTCCTGCAGCGCCAGCCGCTGGGCATCCTCCGGTGCCACCGGCTGGCCGGCCACCAGGCAGACCCGCGACCACAGGCGACGGAAGAAGCCCTTCTGCGGATCGCGGCTGAAGAAGCTGCCCCACAGCCCCTGCAGCGCCATCGGAATCACCGGCACCGGGGTCTCCTCGATGATGCGCTCCACGCCACCGCGGAACTCGTTCATCTCGCCGTCCAGGGTCAGCATGCCCTCGGGGAAGATGCACACCAACTCCCCTTCCCGCAGGTACTCGGCGACCTTGGCGAAAGCCTTCTCGTAAGTCTCGGCGTCTTCGTTACGCCCGGCGATGGGCACCGCGCCCGCGGTGCGGAAGATGAAGTTGAGCACCGGGATGCGGAAGATCTTGTAGTACATGACGAAGCGCACCGGGCGACGCACGGAACCTGCGATCAGCAGCGCATCGACGAAGGACACGTGGTTGCACACCAGCACGGCCGGGCCTTCATCGGGGATGGCTTCGAGGTTGCGGTGGTCGACCCGGTACATCGAGTGGGTCAGCAGCCAGACCAGGAAGCGCATGGTGAACTCGGGAACGATCTTGAAGATGTACACGTTCACCGCGACGTTCATCAGCGAGAGCACGAGGAACAGTTCGGGGATCGACAGCTTCGCCACCGACAGCAGCAGGATCGAGACGATCGCCGCGACCACCATGAACAGCGCGTTGAGGATGTTGTTGGCGGCGATCACCCGTGCGCGCTTGTCCTCCTCGGTGCGTGCCTGGATCAGCGCGTACAGCGGCACGATGTAGAAGCCGCCGAAGATGCCGATGCCGAGGATATCCGCCAGCACCGCCCAGGACTGCGAATGCTCCAGCACCGCCAGCCAGTTGTAGGGCTGCTCGCCCTGCGGGAAGCCGCCCGAATGCCACCACAGCAGGATGCCGAACAGGCTCAGGCCGATGGAGCCGAAGGGCACCAGGCCGATCTCCACCTTTTTGCCGGAGAGCTTTTCGCAAAGCATCGAGCCCAGCGCGATACCGACCGAGAACACGGTGAGGATCAGCGTCACCACGCTCTCGTCGCCGTGCAGCAACTCCTTGGCATAGGTCGGGATCTGCGTCAGGTAGACCGCGCCGAGGAACCAGAACCAGGAGTTGCCCACCAGCGAGCGCGACACCGCCGGGCGCTGGCGCAGGCCGAGCAGGAGGATGCTCCAGGACTGGCGGAAGATGTTCCAGTCGACCTTCAGGTCCGGCAGTGCGGCGGCCGCCCGGGGGATATTGCGGCTGGCAAGGAAACCGCAGACGGCGACCAGCACCACCGCTATGCCGACGCCGGCGGCGTAGTCCTGCCGCGACATCAGCACGCCGGCGCCGATGGTGCCGCAGAGGATGGCGAGGAAGGTCCCCATTTCCACCAGGGCGTTGCCGCCGACCAGTTCGTCCTCGCGCAGGTGCTGCGGCAGGATCGAGTACTTCACCGGGCCGAACAGCGCCGAGTGGGTGCCCATGGCGAACAGCGCGAGGAACAGCAGCGGCAGGCTGCCGAACACGAAGCCCGCGGCGCCCACTGCCATGATCACGATCTCGGCCAGCTTCAGCGCGCGCATCAGCGCGTCCTTGTTGAACTTCTCGCCGAACTGTCCGCCCAGGGCGGAGAACAGGAAGAACGGCAGGATGAACAACAACGCGCAGAGGTTGACCAGCAGGTTGCGGTCACCGCCGACGGTGAGGTGGTAGAGGATCGCCAGGATCAGCGACTGCTTGAAGATGTTGTCGTTGAACGCACCCAGCAGCTGGGTGATGAAGAAGGGCAGGAATCGCTTGGTGCCCAGCAGGGCGAATTGCGAGTGTTGAGACATCGTCCTTGTATACCTGCGTAGCGGCCTTGAGCCGGAATGACAGCACGGATATGACGGCAACAGCGTGAAGAAAAGCCACATTTCCCGCACAAATCCATTCGAACCGTGCAAACCGGGCAAGAAAAAACCCGTCGCGAAGGACGGGCTTTTCAATTACCGGGATGACCTCAGAAGCCGACGCTGCCCTGCACGTAGAAGGTGCGCGGCTCGCCGAGGTAGATACCGGCGTTGTTGTCGCTGGAGCGGGTGTAGTTCATCTGGTCGAAGAGGTTCTTCACCCCGGCGGCAAGCTTCAGGTTCGACGCCTGAGGACCGAAGTCGTAGCCCACGCGGGCATTCCACAGCACATAGCCGGGGATGTCGCCGTACTGGCCATCGGCGGTCGGCTCGGTGATGTAGTTGCCGGTGAAGCTGCCGTTGGCGTTGGTGGTCGGGCCGGGCGCGCGCTGCTTCGACTGGGCGAAGCCGTCGAAGTTGTAGGTCCAGCGGTCATGCTCGTAGCGCAGGCCGATGGTCGCCACCTGGCGCGAATAGAGCGGCAGGTCGCGGCCCTTGAAGCCGGGGATCTCGCCTTCGTAGGTCGCGCGGGTGTAGGTCAGGGTGCCGTAGGCGGTCAGGCCGGCGAGTACCGGGTCGAGCGCAGCCATGTCGTAGTGCGCAGAGGTCTCGATACCCTGGTGCTTGGTGGCGCCCAGGTTGGTCCAGCCCACGTCGTTGCTGATGTACTGCAGTTCGTCGTCGAAGTCGATGTAGAACAGCGTGACTTCGCCACCCCAGGTGCCGTTGTCGTAGCGGGTGCCCACTTCGTAGGTCTTCGCCTTCTCCGGCTGCAGGCCGCTGGCAGTGTCGTTGCCGCTGCCACCCTGGCCGAGCTGGAAGTACTGCAGGCTGCCGAAGGAGGTCTCGTAGTTGGCGAACAGCTTCCACTCGTCCGACAGGTGATACATCACCGCCAGCGCCGGCAGCGGCTCGTTGTAGTCCTTGCTGCGGTTCTTTTCCTGGACCGGCTTGCCCTTGTTGTCGATCACCGGGCGCTCGTGCCAGTCGGTGGAGATGCGCTCGAAGCGGATGCCCGGGGTGACGGTCCAGTTGCCCACGTCGATCTTGTCGTCGAGGTAGATGGCGTTCGCCTCGGTGCCGCCGGTGCGGTCCTGGTAGGTGTGGCCGTCACCACCGGGAGTCGGCAGCGTGGTCGGGATGTTGTTGATCAGCGCGACCTGGCTGGCGCGCTCGTGCATCGCCTCCTTCAGGTAGCGGTAGCCAATGCTCGCTTCCTGGGTGGTCGGGCCGACCATGAAGATCCTCGACACGCGCGGCTCGATACCGAAGGTGTGGTAGTCGCGCGGGTACGACGCCAGGGTCTTGAGGTCGCGGTTGGCGATGGTGCTGCCGCGGAAGCTGTCGCTGTAATAGGTCAGCACTTCCACTTGCGTGAGGTCGTCGATCTGCCGCTTGTACTTGAGCGAGACGTCCTTGCGGCGGCCGGTGAAGTTGTCGTAGTCGCGCACCGACTGGTACGGGTCCTTGTCGAACTGCGCCTGGGTCAGGCCGCCGGGCATGTCGGCGCTGCCATCGTAGTAGTGGAAGTTGGCGGAGAACTCGTCAGCGTCGGTGGGGGCCAGTGGGTCTTGAACATCACGTCGTCGATATCGGTGGCGTCGTTGCTGTCGCGGTAGCCCGCGCCTTTCACGCCCGAGTACAGCAGTGCAGCGCCCATGCCGTTGTCAGCGGTGCCGCCGAGGAAGGCGTTGTAGAGCTTCTTCCAGCCGCCGTGGGAAGCGGTTTCCACGGTGCTGCCGACGTCGCCGGAGAATTCCTTGGGAATCGCGCGGGTGACGAAGTTGATCACCCCGCCGACGTTCTGCGGTCCGTAGCGCACGGAGCCGGCGCCACGCACGACGTCGACGCTGTCGAGGTTGCCCACCGACAGCGGAAACATCGACAACTGCGGCTGGCCGTAGGGCGCCACGGCGGCCGGGACGCCATCGATGAGCACGGTGGAGCGTGGCGACAGTCGCGAGGTCAGACCGCGCACGCCGACGTTGAGGGAGACATCACTGCCGCCGGTGCCATTGTTGTCCTGCACCTGCACGCCGGGAATGCCGCGCAGCACGTCGCGCACGTTCTGTGCGCCTTCTTCGATCATCTGCTCGCGACGCACCACGGTGCGCGCGCCGGGGTGGTTCTGTACCACCTGCTGGTCGGCCTCGCCGAGCCAGTCACCGACCACGGTAACGGTCTCCAGCTCCTTGGTCTCTTCCTCGGCCTGCGCTGGCAGCAGCGGCGCGGCCAGGGCTACGGCGATCGCCAGGCGCGACCACGAACGAACGTGCGACATGCTTCCCCCTCCCCGGGTACTTCGTGAAGGGGCGGGAAATTAGAACTGATTGTAAATTTTGTAAATGCAAATGTATCGCAAATGACAAAATATTCCGGTTGACTCAGATTCTCTTTTCGGCATCTCGAACGACTGTTCATCAGCCACGGCAATAGGCCAGCAGCCCTTCGGTGGCGGGCTCTGGCCGATAACGACGCCGGAAAAATCAGACGGGGCGGAAAGACCGCGCACAGGCCTGGCGGTATTCGCCGGGGCCGACGCCATAGGCCTGCTTGAACTGCCGGCTGAGGTGACTCTGGTCGGCGAAACCGAGCTGCATCGCCACATTCACCGGCATGCAGCCCTGCTTGAGCAGCGCCCTTGCCTGCTCCAGCCGGCGCTGCTTGAGCCAGGCATGTGGCGGCAGGCCGGTGGCCTTGCGAAACACGCGGGCGAAATGGAAAGGCGACAGCCCGACGGCAGCGGCCAGCTCTTCCAGCGACGGCGGCTCCATCAACCGCGAACCGAGCAGCTCGCGGGCGCGGGCCACAGCCACAGGCTCATTGCCCGCCGGCGGTGCCTCGGGAATCCGTGCGTGACGCTGGAACAGCAGCAGGAGCGCCTCGCGCCAGCAGGTCTGGCGCTGCAGCACGGTGGCGTCGGAATCCGCCAGGCGGTGGGCGGCGAACAGCGCCTGCACCAGCTCCGGGTCGAACACCACGCTGGCATCGAACGACGGCGTACCGCCTCCGCCCAGCTCCAGCTCCTCCAGCACGCCGGACACCTGCGCCAGCTCCGGGTAGAAGCCGCGGTAGCGCCAGCCGGCCTCGTCGGCCTTGGAACCGGTGTGCACCTCGTCGGGGTTGATCAACACCACGCTGCCGGCCGGGGCGAAGTGCTCGGCGCCGCGATGGTGAAAGCGCTGTGCGCCCTGCTCGATCATGACGAAGGCGAAGCCTTCATGGACGTGGGGCGAGAACACCTGCTCGATATAGCGCGCGTGCAGCAGCTCGACGCCACCCAGCTCCTGGGCGCGCCAGAAGCGGGTGCGTTCGCCACTCGCGTCGTGTTCTGCCATGCACTACTCCGCCCTGGAATGATCTAAACGCCGAGCCATTGCTGGCACCTCTGTGCCTGTGCTTGCCCTCACCCCAACCCTCTCCCAGGGGGAGAGGGGGCAATCCATAGCGGTTTCATCCTGCGCCGATCGGTCCCCTCTCCCATGGGGAGAGGGTTAGGGTGAGGGGTTTTGAAGCCGCGAACAGAGTATCACTCAGCCGTTGAAACCAGCTTCCAGCGCGGCCTTCACCTGCGGCCATTCCTGGTCGGTGATGCTGTAGAGGATGGTGTCGTCCAGCCGCCCGCCGGCCAGGCGCCGGTGGTTGCGCAGCACACCCTCGCGCACCGCGCCGAGCTTCTCGATGGCACGCTGGGAGCGCTCGTTGCTGGCGGCGGTCTTGAACTGCACGCGGACCATCTTCCAGCTATCGAAGGCGTGGCGCAGCATCAGGTACTTCATGGTGGCGTTGAGGCCGCTGCCGTGCTGGGCCTGGTCCAGCCAGGTGGCCCCGATCTCGCAGGCCGGCAGCGCCGGGAGGAAGTCCATGAAGCGCGTGGTGCCGACGATCTGGTTGCCCAGCCGCACCACCAGCGGCAGCGCACGGCCCTCGCGCTGGTCGGCCAGGCCCTGGCGGTACCAGTCCGGGCGCCCCGGCGCGCTCATGAACTGCAGGACGTCGCGGTTCTGCTCCGCCAGCGTCACCAGGTCCGGCACGTCGGCCTCCACCATCGGCTCCAGGCGCAGGGCCCCGCGCTGCAAGGTGATGGGTAACGGTCTGAACATGGCGCCCTCCTCGGAACACGACGCGAAATCTTCGCTCACATCAGAGCGTAGCGGCCGGCTGAAGTGCCGCGCGCCGGATGGCGCTCGACGGACGGACCGCGAAAAGGCCGGCAAGCTACCAGCCCGGCGCTCCGCTCTCAAGTGTGAGGCGTGACACAGCGCCACTGAGACATTGGTAGCAGGTGTCTGACAGTTCCGGACTTTGATGCGAAACTGCTTCGATGCCACAGTGCTCCTGCGGGGGAGCCAGTTCACTTCCGGAGTCAGCATGTCGTTGTCCAGTGGGTTGATCGCAACGGTCGCCCTGCTCTACATGGCGGTCCTGTTCGCCATCGCGTTCTATGGCGACCGCCGTCGCGCCCCTCTTTCGCCGCGTGTCCGCGCCTGGGTCTACAGCCTGTCCCTGGCGGTCTACTGCACCAGCTGGACCTTCTTCGGCGCCGTCGGCCAGGCCGCCGACCAGTTGTGGTCCTTCCTGCCGATCTATGTCGGCCCCGTGCTGCTGATGCTCTTCGCACCCTGGGTGCTGCAGAAGATGATCATGATCAGCAAGCAGGAGAACATCACCTCCATCGCCGACTTCATCGCCGCGCGCTACGGCAAGTCGCAGGCGCTGGCGGTGGTGGTGGCGCTGATCTGCGTGGTCTGCGTGCTGCCCTACATCGCCCTGCAGCTCAAGGGCATCGTCCTCGGCGTCAACCTGCTGATCGGCGCCGGCCCCGACTCCACCGGCATCCGCGCCCAGGACACGGCGCTGATCGTGTCGCTGATCCTCGCGCTGTTCACCATCGTCTTCGGTACCCGCAACCTGGACGTCACCGAGCACCACCGCGGCATGGTGCTGGCGATCGCCTTCGAGTCGCTGGTCAAGCTCACAGCCTTCATCGCCGTCGGCATCTTCGTCACCTACGGTCTCTACGACGGCTTCGGCGACCTGGTCGACCAGGCCCGCGTCGCCCCGCAGCTCACCGAATACTGGAAAGAGACCGTGCACTGGCCGGCGATGCTGCTGCAGACCGGCGTGGCGATGACCGCCATCATGTGCCTGCCGCGCCAGTTCCACGTACTGGTGGTGGAGAACATCGAGCCGCGCGACCTCAACCTGGCGCGCTGGGTGTTCCCGATCTACCTGGTGCTGGCCGCGCTGTTCGTGGTGCCCATCGCCCTTGCCGGGCAGATGCACCTGCCCGCCGGCGTGATGCCCGACTCCTTCGTGATCAGCCTGCCGCTGGCCGAGGCGCATCCGGCGCTGGCCCTGCTGGCCTTCATCGGCGGCGCTTCGGCGGCCACCGGCATGGTCATCGTGGCCAGCGTGGCGCTGTCCACCATGGTCTCCAACGACATGCTGCTGCCCTGGCTGTTGCGCCGCAAAGGCGAAGCCGAGCAGCCGTTCGAGGTGTTCCGCCACTGGCTGCTGACCGTGCGCCGGGTGAGCATCGCGCTGATCCTCCTGCTGGCCTACGTCAGCTACCGCCTGCTGGGCTCCACCGCGAGCCTGGCCACCATCGGCCAGATCGCCTTCGCCGCCATCGCCCAGCTCGGCCCGGCGATGATCGGCGCGCTGTACTGGAAGCAGGCCAACCGCCGCGGCGTGTTCGCCGGCCTCGCCGCCGGCTCGCTGCTGTGGGCCTATACGCTGGTGCTGCCGGTAGTCGCCAAGGGTCTGGGCTGGCCGCTGCAGACATTCCCCGGCCTGGCATGGCTCGCCGGCCGCCCGTTCGGCCTGTCCATCGAGCCGCTGACCCTGGGCGTGCTGCTCTCGCTGATCGGCAACTTCGCGCTGTTCGGGCTGGTCTCGGTGTTCTCCCGCACCCGCGTCTCCGAGCACTGGCAGGCCAGCCGCTTCATCGGCCAGGAAATCTCCCAGAAACTCAGCTCGCGCTCGATGCTCGCGGTACAGCTGGAAGACCTGCTGATGCTCGCCGCCCGCTTCGTCGGCGAGGAACGCGCGCGACAGAGCTTCATCCGCTTCGCCTACCGCCAGGGCAAGGGCTTCACTCCCAGCCAGAACGCCAACGACGAGTGGATCGCCCACACCGAGCGCCTGCTCGCCGGCGTACTCGGCGCCTCCTCCGCGCGCGCCGTGGTGAAGGCCGCCATCGAAGGCCGCGAGATGCAGGTGGAGGACGTGGTGAAGATCGCCGACGAAGCCTCCGAGGTGCTGCAGTTCAACCGCGCACTGCTGCAGGGCGCCATCGAGAACATCACCCAGGGCATCAGCGTGGTCGATCAGTCGCTGCGCCTGGTGGCCTGGAACCACCGCTACATCGAACTGTTCGAGTACCCGGACGGGCTGATCTA
This region includes:
- a CDS encoding GNAT family N-acetyltransferase — translated: MFRPLPITLQRGALRLEPMVEADVPDLVTLAEQNRDVLQFMSAPGRPDWYRQGLADQREGRALPLVVRLGNQIVGTTRFMDFLPALPACEIGATWLDQAQHGSGLNATMKYLMLRHAFDSWKMVRVQFKTAASNERSQRAIEKLGAVREGVLRNHRRLAGGRLDDTILYSITDQEWPQVKAALEAGFNG
- a CDS encoding FKBP-type peptidyl-prolyl cis-trans isomerase; this encodes MKQHRLAAAIALVGLVLAGCDKQAAEVELKTPAQKASYGIGLNMGKSLAQEGMNDLDSKAVALGIEDAVGKQKQKLTDEELTEAFTALQKRAEEQVAKKNSEALEAGKKFLEENGKREGVVTTKSGLQYEVVKKADGAQPKATDVVTVHYEGKLVDGTVFDSSIQRGSPIDLPVGGVIPGWVEALQLMHVGEKIKLFIPSELAYGAQSPSPTIPANSVLVFDLELLAIKDPNQPEAEAPAPAAEAPKQ
- a CDS encoding cold-shock protein, which codes for MSNRQTGTVKWFNDAKGFGFITPESGNDVFVHFRSIQGTGFKSLQEGQKVSFVVVEGQKGLQADEVQVI
- a CDS encoding helix-turn-helix transcriptional regulator; amino-acid sequence: MAEHDASGERTRFWRAQELGGVELLHARYIEQVFSPHVHEGFAFVMIEQGAQRFHHRGAEHFAPAGSVVLINPDEVHTGSKADEAGWRYRGFYPELAQVSGVLEELELGGGGTPSFDASVVFDPELVQALFAAHRLADSDATVLQRQTCWREALLLLFQRHARIPEAPPAGNEPVAVARARELLGSRLMEPPSLEELAAAVGLSPFHFARVFRKATGLPPHAWLKQRRLEQARALLKQGCMPVNVAMQLGFADQSHLSRQFKQAYGVGPGEYRQACARSFRPV
- the sugE gene encoding quaternary ammonium compound efflux SMR transporter SugE — its product is MSWIILFVAGLFEVAWAVGLKYTEGFTRPIPTALTVLAIITSMGLLGLAMRNLPLGTAYAIWTGVGAVGTVIVGIVLFGESMAPVRLLSVALILCGLVGLKLSH
- a CDS encoding MFS transporter, with translation MSQHSQFALLGTKRFLPFFITQLLGAFNDNIFKQSLILAILYHLTVGGDRNLLVNLCALLFILPFFLFSALGGQFGEKFNKDALMRALKLAEIVIMAVGAAGFVFGSLPLLFLALFAMGTHSALFGPVKYSILPQHLREDELVGGNALVEMGTFLAILCGTIGAGVLMSRQDYAAGVGIAVVLVAVCGFLASRNIPRAAAALPDLKVDWNIFRQSWSILLLGLRQRPAVSRSLVGNSWFWFLGAVYLTQIPTYAKELLHGDESVVTLILTVFSVGIALGSMLCEKLSGKKVEIGLVPFGSIGLSLFGILLWWHSGGFPQGEQPYNWLAVLEHSQSWAVLADILGIGIFGGFYIVPLYALIQARTEEDKRARVIAANNILNALFMVVAAIVSILLLSVAKLSIPELFLVLSLMNVAVNVYIFKIVPEFTMRFLVWLLTHSMYRVDHRNLEAIPDEGPAVLVCNHVSFVDALLIAGSVRRPVRFVMYYKIFRIPVLNFIFRTAGAVPIAGRNEDAETYEKAFAKVAEYLREGELVCIFPEGMLTLDGEMNEFRGGVERIIEETPVPVIPMALQGLWGSFFSRDPQKGFFRRLWSRVCLVAGQPVAPEDAQRLALQEQVAVLRGAAR
- a CDS encoding bile acid:sodium symporter family protein, which translates into the protein MRALILLSRFMGNTFALWVLLFAILAFFVPSLFTPLTVAIVPMLGVVMFGMGLTLKVEDFAEVARHPWRVTLGVIAHFVIMPGMAWLLCQLMHLPPEIAVGVILVGCCPSGTASNVMTWLSRGDLALSVAIAGVTTLLAPLLTPALIWLLASAWLPVSFGALFWSILQVVVVPIVLGLAAQRLLGARVRHVVDVLPLISVISIVIIVAAVVAASQAKIAESGLLIMAVVILHNGFGFLLGYFTAKVFGLPLAQRKSLALEVGMQNSGLGAALASAHFSPLAAVPSALFSVWHNISGATLSTWFRRMTDEPSVREKAPQ
- the rdgC gene encoding recombination-associated protein RdgC, translating into MWFRNLLVYRLTQDLQIDADALEKALASKPARSCASQELTTYGFSAPFGKGPDAPLVHASEGFFLVSARKEERILPGSVVRDALKEKVDEIEAAQMRKVYKKERDQLKDEIVQTLLPRAFIRRSVTFAAIAPSLGLILVDTSSAKKAEDLLSTLREALGSLPVRPLTVKTAPTATLTDWVKTQEAAGDFFVLDECELRDTHEDGGVVRCKRQDLTSEEIQLHLTSGKLVTQLSLAWSDKLSFVLDDKVAIKRLRFEDMLQEKAEQDGGEDALGQLDASFTLMMLTFAEFIPALIEALGGEAMPEGI